GGACATCAGgccaccctcctcttcctcttcttcatcacTCCACAACCCAAACACTCAGACAGATCTGGACTCAAATGTTTCCTTTTCCAGTGTAagtttctccctctgtctataacctgccgccgccgctgatgGTGTTGTTGGTGTGGTTCAATGACGGCTCTGTCACTAAGAGATTAATCACACATTGTGTTCAGCTAAACCGTTAGGTGCTAATAACCAACACCGTGTGGCTTCTGTAGTGCTGTAGCTCTACTCTGACAGTTTCATTTTATagatgcaaatgtttttttcatgttcaAAGTGAGAATTACTGAAGGATTTGTGTAATTTAAACTGGctgtaaatataaaacacagacaaaatgtTTCTAATGCTTCAGTGGTTTAATACGAGTTGCTATTTTTAACAAAGCTTGTAAAGATTGTTGACCATGTCATCCCAACACGAGGCCGATCGCTAGCTCTAGATTTTGTGGCACGGTTGTAAGAGTTGAAGGACAGCTGTGTCGAGGAGAGTAGGTTATTTCCTTCTTCAGTTTGGCCTAAATCCTGCACTTGGTCGTGTGTGAGACATGTCTTGGTTCCTGTCACTGAGAGGGACTCGTCACATTTCACCTCTGAATGGCCGCCTGCTGTGAAACGTCGTCATCCTTCATCCACATCACACCCAGAGCCAGCGATAGATGGCCTGTCTATGGCTCTGTCCACTCATCTACAGTGTTTCCTCTATAGTCGCTCAGCAGCGGTGGGACAACAACAAGAAAATGCAAAAAGTCCTAAATTAGCCTTGCGATCCTTCCAAAACTCACATAGCTAACAAGCTAACGTTAGGCCTGTTTGAGTAAAAATCTTTTAAACTTTAACTCTGCTAATGGCTGTAAAAACTGGAAGAGATACTTGGACCAAAGGTGAAGTGACTCAAAATGACCCCCACCCACCACTGTTAACGCAAAATTATAGGGGAAACACTGCAACTAGCACCAACACTTGTCCCCATCGATCTAGCCCTCAGACGCCCCAGCCTGGGCTCACCGCCTCGCTCACAGCAAATACTCAGAGCTACAGGATCAACATggagagcaggcggaggagggggaggcagacaGTGGAAAAGAATGGGGAACTACTGTAAAGCCCGCTGGAGCCAAGACGAgctcaggaggaggtggaggggagagaggaggagacgccaGGAAAAACAGGGGCCACGGATGCCACGATTTCCCGCCCACCGTCGACATGGAGGATTCTGACAGGTTGGAAGGGATGGATGACCAAGGAGCGGAGCCAATGGGAGGGCTGTCTGAGGAATCCCAGACTGCCCGGGCAGCAGTGTCTCCCCCCATGACCCCTCAGCAGCCCTACGTCCAGTACCAGCACTCCTCCTTCCCGTCGTACCTGGCGATGTGCGAGAGCAGCGAGGGCTCCTACAGAGGAGTGTCCCCCACCCTGGTCCACAGTTACCCAGGTAACGCTCTGGCTTTGCTGCTCTCTAACATTTTGGAAATTAAAAATCCCTGGTCCACTCAAGTCTGATGTACGAGGGCGGTCCGATAAGTACTTAGCttacaaaaaagattttttggAAAAGTGGAAATTTATTTGTCAATATAGTCTCCTTTTAGTTTGATACATTTTCCCAGCGATGCTCCAACTTCTTTAACCCGTCAGAAAAATACGTTTTCTCGAGGTCTGCAAAGTAGGCGGCAATGACTTCTTCATTCGACTCAAATTTCTGCCCGGCGAGTGATTTTTTCAAGTTTGGAAACAAAAAGGAGGCGCACGGGGCCAAATCTGGAGAATTCGTAGCCCAATTTGACCAATTTGGCCATGGCGATGGTGGAGGTGTGAGCTGCGCCTTGTCATGGTGGAAGAGCACTGTTTTCTTCGCCAAATGGGGCCATTTTTTCTGCAATTCGGCGTCGAATTGGCCCAATAATTCTAATACGTCACGCACCTTCAATCGGCGGTCTGCCAATACAAGATTGGGGATTTTTGTCACGTTAACCTCCGTGGTAGCCATTTTCGCTGCGTGATTTCCCTTCTAAAAACAAGAATCGGATCACTGATCGATATTGctctttttccatttttctaaATTTTTTCTAAAATCCATGGACACGCCCACTTGTACacgctgtcaaaataaaagtacaagtCTGTTTCGGCTAAAATTTCAACAGTAGTAAGAGAATGTACTACATGAAAGTAAATTGTTCTTTTGATGGTGGCGCCATCATGCGGCGAGGCTAAGTACTTATCGGACCACCCTCGTATAATACAGcctactgtacgtgtgcgtTACTGATCGGGCACAGGTCAGAGGGTGAACATGGCCTCAGTGGTAGTCTAGGGTTTATATTTTAGTCTGGGGCCTGGAGTAAACATGAATCTAGTTGCACATGTTGTGTGGCTGTGTTTCTATATCTGTGCCTGTACATCCATGCATCAGGCTTCCACTACCCTCTGTACGGCAAGACGGCGGGCAGGGAGGAGTCGGACGTGACTCCACCGGGCAGAGGCGGAGCCGTGAGCGGCAAACAGAGCAGCGACTCGTCCTCCGCCAGAACGACGCTGCAGGAACGGGTCAGAACAAGCAAACGTACCGGATGGCAGCATTGTGCTGAGGCTGTCACACTCATAGTGATGATCAAGTCAAAGCTGAACGTCACATGAGATCATAGCCTTTTACAGTGGtttgtgtttctacagcctggtgAGAAGGCGTcacctgagggagagagagagatggaaagagagagaaaccatGTGTCGTTCGCCcgacacctccacacacaccaccacacacacctgggtATGAGCTACAACCTGATGTCAGGACAGTACGACATCTACCAAGGTACAGCAGCACGAGACGCCAGAGTGACTGAAGGAGGAACTGACCTCTGATCAGCTCAGCACCAGCTGCTCTTGTTTACCGTCTCTTCCTTTGGACAGAGTTTAAGCTGCATTTGCTTCCATCATTACAGGGAGGCAGATGCGTTACGTCAGCTttgttactgtacctgtttctgtgtgttgaaGGGTTGAGCTCCCGGTCGCTGGTTTCCAGTCAGCAGGTGTCAGGACACTCTTCTGCTGGTAGGTGTGGAGCCGTGTGAAACCATCACAGCTGTAACACTCAGGATAAGATTCCATCTCTACATGCGTCTAACAGCTGATTTCCATTTTTAGCTTCCTGAACGAAGCCGCTTGgagctttttaaaaatgtcattagATTTTCTGAAGGACTCAGTTCTGAGTTAAAGTAGATCTGAAATGACATGAATTTACCAATATTGAAGGTGAATTTCATTCTAAGCTCAGTGATTCAGGCATTTAACAGACTTTAACAGACAAATTTAATTAGTCAAAGATAACACAAGGAAACACATCATGCcatttgtacagtaagtgaaggtttttatttttaagggtaaacataaattaaaaaccACATTTCCCTGTGTGAAAAAAGTGCTTGCCCcctgttaaaatataacttaCCTCTGGTTCGTTGCACCTGAGCTCAATTTCTCTAGCTGAGACCAGGCCTGATTGCTGCCATACCTATTTGCAATCAATAAATCACTTAAATACGCGCCTGACAAAGTGAAGAAGACCAAAAGATCCTTAACATCATCACCAAAATTACCCCAAGAGCACAGCGACAACTCATCAAAGAGCTCACAAAAGACCCCATAACAACACCCACAGAACTGCAGGCCTCACTTTCCTCAGTTAAGGTTAGTGTCCATGACTCCATCCTAGGAAAGAGACTGGGCAAAAGTGGTTTGCATGGCAGAGTTCCACTGCGTACCAAAAAGAACATAAAGGCTCATCTCGGTTTTGCCAGAAAACATCTTGATTATCCCCAACCAGTTACTCTTAATAATGAaaatttcatttaaaaactgCATGATGTGTTTCCTtgtgttatctttagctaagtattaaatgtgtttgttgatCAGATACATTCAAGTGTGACAAACATGCAAAAAAGTAAGAAATCAGTAGGGGGCAAATACTTTTACacagcactgtactgtacatgtacagtatagcagTAAATTATTACTACAGGAAATACTGATCTAAATCTGTCTGTCAGCTTTGAACAACCGGCATCTGACATCATAATAACCAATTGCATTGAATGTGAAGCTGTATTAAATGAAGGGTCCGTCCCCTCAGTCAGCCCATGTTTTCACATGCTCAGTGCCCAGTTTAGCATCTCCACGGCAGCCACTTTCATCCTTGCTTCGCTCTGCTGTGATGTCAGCTTTAATGCCAGACGCAGGGATTAGCCACTTACTTTGCATGTTATCAAATGAATTGGCTAAAATGTTCTTTATGAAGGATAAAGTGAGAGCAGAATGAGGTGGAGGACTGTCTCATTCTCTGGCCGCCTGCCGGGTCAGTACGTTTAATATGTAGACCTTCTCCCCTGGGAATAACAGCTCGCTGCTTATTTGGCTCTGCGATGCTTGAATTATCACCCAGCAGATCATTAGCCACTCTGTAGTGTTTTCCATATATTTTCACAGGCCATGTATCACTGgctgtgtttgactgtgaggAATAATGCAGAGGCAGTTAAGCAGTGTAATGAGATGATTACCTTGCTGGTGCAAAGACTGCAGTTATCTATAAATGGTAATTGCTGTGAAATGGCGGCGATTAAAAGAATGATGTTGACAGTTAAAGCACAACAGCAGAGTAACTCCAGTTGGTCTGCGAGGAGCAAAAcacagggccttgcagatgttTGCAGCTGGATGTGAGGAGATGATTTATGAATCAGAAATAATCACAAGTGAGCACTTTTCCTATGCTGTTATGAACAGACTGACTGTATGAGGAAGCTCCTGCCTCAGCTGCCCCCTCCTGCTGTGTGCAGGTTCACCCCCTTTGCGGTGAGGCGATGGTGAGCGAACGTGTGTTTTTATGGTTGTGTCTCCGCAGACAGTGAAGGGAAGAAGTAGGAGCATGTGACCACATCTCACATGGGGGACGGCACATTTATCAGACATCAATTCCATGGTGTTGAATAGGCTTCGCCTCGCTGAGAGGCCGAGAACGACATTTCTTACTATGAGAGACACCAGTTTTATAACAAGCCACATAAGAGCAGAGTGGAGAGAAGGACCTGAAGCAGGAACCGGACCTTTGGAAGGAGGAACTTTCTGTACAAATCCAGAATCAACAACTTGTGGAGCTTTGAGTTTTGACAGATGCAGGCGGCGCGTGAACATCGCAGAGCGCCGCGCGCTCGGCTGTGGTGTTCGACTttataaaatgcacatttattgtAGTGTATTATGACAATGATATGACTGAATGTACTGATGACTCACATTATCCCAACGGTGTTGATTGTTTTCTAAAAGCCTCTGTTGGGAAACAGCATTAGGAAGCTAAAAGTCtctattattcttattattctcctTATGATTATTGAAGTGGACCTCCCCCTCCATAGTGCTGCCTCTGCATTTGTATTACTAACCTGTACTTGAGCGTAACCATGTTGATTGTATTGTCTTTATGTGAGAGTAACCTTCACTTTGAACCTGCCCAGTGCCGTGTGGGAACCCAGTGGTGTATATATTGTGTACCGATTGAAGGACTGACGTGCTTCACGGCAGCAGGCAGACTCTGCTCTCACCTGCTCTCTGGTGTTCGTGGGCTCAGGTTCCTCCACGTCAGCGGCTGGTGGTTGTTGTAGACGCCAAGGAAGCAGCAGCCACTAAATCTTCACAGAGGAACTCACCTAGATGTGATTGTTAATGTAAAACGCTATTAGTTTGATGTGATAATCACAGGAAGGCTCAGCCTCTGACATCTCTAGCTTTCTTTAGCTCCATTCTGCTGTTCTCCGTGTCCGAGGGTAAAACGTGCGCTGACCTCATGGGCCGCTGAcgctgggaggaggagcggagcgcTGACACGCTGGCTCCCACAGTCCAGCGCATGATGGGATGTAAGCCTCCGTGTGTTCCACTGAAGCCGTGTAAAGGTTCAGGATTTAGAACTTTCTAACGTTCTGGACCTCCATGAGCACAGGTTCATGGTCGTCCGATGCTGAATGTTGAGGACCAGCCTTTTAATCGAACACCTCCAGTTTACAGGACATGGCTGACTTCTTCTCCacagctcctcttcctgctgggGAGGAGTGACATGACTGACAGGCTAAAAGCTCCTTCAGCCAAACACTGGTCTAACGGTCAAAACACAGTCCGATGCACAAACTGGGGCCAAGTAAGTGAACATATGCTCATGATGAATAATCCACTTTTGTTAACGTCACATCTCAAGGACAATTCCAGTGTTGACTTCTCGTAGCCTCTGAGGCCAGAGTTACACTGAAAGTGAAAGAATTTGGTTTGCTCAGGTACAATAATGATTTTATTACCAAAAAGAAGCTTCATCGTGCGTCACTGACTCTTTTCAGATACTTCACCAGTTTGTATACTCCTGTGTTGTTTTGGAGAATCTAACTACAGGCTGTGACCGCATGTTTTGCCAAGACCGATTCAACAGCACGTGAAAACACGCTCAGTGCCGTTCAGCTTTGAGTGTAACGGAACGAGCAGTTGCTTTCAGAACCGCTTTTATCAGAGAACGGAACAGTTTGAATCAGAAACgccattaaagctaaaagtgtGTCGCTACCAACTTTATCCTGGAATTgtccttttgttgttgtgatgcTGGGGGCGTCTTGTCTGGAATCAGTGGTTTCCTGCTCGTGCTTCCAAACCTACGACAAGCAGACGATCTCTCTGCAGAGCCTCTGATAAAGAGTGGGTGGAGTCTCAATGCAGTGCAGCAACACAAACCAGACCAGGGGTCACGAACCTGGCGTTACTACGTGTCTCCACCATCGGAGACACGGCTGCACTGTTGTCTAACGTGCTGTATTTGATCTGGCTTCTGTGTGAAGCCTCTGCGTCCCTCCCTTCATGTGTCCAGCTGACCAGCTTTCTTACAAATAGGTCAGTTCGGACCAGGACCGTTCTGATTCATCACAGGTCCGGTACAAGGTGTGCTAATGAAGTGTAGTCAATCtgatttctgattctgattcttgcGGCTCTTGTGGTCTAGGGTTTTTTCCCCAATAAATGTGGCTGAGTCATTGTGCTTGTCCAGATCAACAGATGATGTTATTTTTGGGAAAACAGCTTTTTTGCTCTCTGGCTCCGAAGCTCTGACCACTACTTCCTTTAGCCAGCAACAGCTACACTGAACCTACACATGTGCCATCAACTAACGTCATTGTAGTTAGTGCTAAGGTTCATGCTCAGTGCTGTCCGGTCTGGCCAGAACACTTGATTTTCATATACATGAGTATGAagctgccaacagcagcagtgacccGGCTCGTTtatcagcagctctgtcagctTAAACAACACCTTACCTGCatcgtatctgtgctcattctATTACTTGAATATTGTGCTATGAACTCTGTTTACAAAATGCTGTCAGACCTTTGGGCACAGTGCTGTCTTAAAAAGGCTGCTTGGTATGTTCAGCTCATCCACCCAGTGTACCCAGTTAATAAcacactgaaataaaaacatcaaacctgctgttgcttttttatactgtatatgcctTAATTCATATGTTTGGCAATCATGATTAAAGGatgtttatatatacatatatatatatatatatatgattatGTGGACTGTTTTTACTTACTGTGAATATTACTGTAAAATCacaattatttaatattaatgttttcTATTATTAATGTGTAGTTTAAGTAGActaaaatgttaattaaattaCCCACAGctgttgtaaatgtttgtaaatgttACAGCTGTTTATCAAATGTTCTGTTGTTTTCAGGTAAACGCTTTTACAATTAAACAAAAGCTGCATTCTAACTATTACAGCCTCTAGTGCCGCTGCTGTACGTTTTTATGTCATGTTCCTTTAGAGGCTGTTCACGTACCTGCTGCAGTTCCACCTCCCGCCAACAGGAGGCGCGCGCTGCCGCGGGCTCGCTGTCGTCGCTTCcgcttttaaaacaaaatgggTGGCGCCAAAGCTTGACAACAAAGCGACTGTTAGCGTTTGCACCTTCTAACGGAAAGTTAACAAAGTCGTTTCCTGGTTGAATTTCGACGGCGATGCAGGGACGAGTTTATGGAGAAACGTTCCATTAGGAGCTGCACAAATGTCAACATGGCTTCGAAGACGGATCAACTTCTCATCGTCGTGTCCGTCCTCGAAGGTAACGACCTGTCACCGGTATCAACGCGTAGCTGCTCTGACGGTCTGAGCCAGCGTTtggctgcaggtgctgctcgCTCAGTTAATGACACACGGTGTGCAGTTAACACTGTTGTTAGCATGATAGTAAAGAGTGCGTCCAGTCCAGGCGTGTGCTGCTGCCGTGGTCGTTCTGCTTCCTTCACCAAGGTGACACTGGTTAAGCTCAAGGTTCAGTTCAACCAGAGCTAGACATCAGTGCTAGtatttctgctgttttctgtggtTGTGGAGATTGGAGATCACAACCTTTATAATATCAGGACATTCTCATGAATGTGCAGCACAGCCTTCAACTGTCCCCATCATGTTGAGACGGAGCTAAACGCTACGGCGGTTACACCCAGTGTTACTGAATGGGAACTGAACTTGTTTAACGCTTGATTTAGGCAGCGGAAGGACTCCGGTTCAAACCCCCATCAGCACctagtgtgtccttgagtaagacccCTATCACTGGCGgggttaaatgcaaatgttacgATCTAATGTTACATTATATATGATAATGACTGATAAAggcttcatttcttttttaaatcccCTTCCTGGATCCAAAGCGCTTTGTttgtcacacattcacacactgatgccagcagctgccatgcaccgCAGGCGCAAAGATCAAAGATCAACCACCAACCGCCAACCTTGCGGTTACAGGACGACCTCCCAACCAACTGTCCTATTGCAGCATTGAATGATCAGGCATTGGTAGTAGAAGGTTCGTTTCTGTCCTCCAGGTCGTCACTTCCCGAAGAGTCTTCGACTGAGCCTCGTGGTTCAGGCCAGCTTCGATGGTGAGCAGCTGGCTACGGACccagtggagcacagagagcAGCCTCAGTTCAGCACTGAACTGGCCTGGGAGCTTGACCGCAGGACGCTGCACCAACACAGGTCAGCTGCTCCTACTGTGGATTCACAGCGTCAGGGACCTGCTGACATTGTATCCACCCTGTCTTAGCCACATTGAGGAAAAGTTATTTTCATTGGCATATTATTGCCCTGTTCCATTTCTCAGACTGCAGAGAACTCCAATCAAGcttcagtgttttgctgttgacGCAGTCAGCAAGAAAAAAGAGTGTGTCGGCTACATTGTCCTCGACCTCCGATCACTGCAGGAGGTCAAGCAGGTGGAGTAAACGCAGTCTCCTTCTGTCACTGGCTGCTGTGGATGAGACATTGTAACAGATGATATTTAGTTTCTTGTTTTACTTTGACAATAGTCTTCAAATAGAAGTATAAAGGGGCGGCTTGTGTTTGCCAGGATCCACGCTGGTATCCGTTGCTGAGCAGTAAATACACCAAGCAGAGGCCGGCCCTTCTTCTCAGCATGGTTCTGGAGAACGACGCCAAACCATCTGGACCCTCTCCTGATAGGTTCAAAGCCAAGAAGGCCCCACCCAGACAAGGTCAGTAGCTTTTAAGCTTTGTTCAAATAGTTTCCCACTCTCTTTTCCCCTTTTGCAGATCAATCAAACATTTTTCATACTTGTTTTTTCTGATGTACTGTAGGTTCTCCAGCCATTAATGAGCTGCTCCCAGAAAAGCTGGAATCTGTACTGATTTCAGACCAGGGTTACCATCAGATCGGACCTGCAGATCACTGTTCTGATATGTTCGTCCTGTCAGTCACTGTGGCTTTTGCTACCAAACTAGAACAGGTACACACAGAGCCCAGACCCACACGACTGACAGCCGAGCATTTACTGCTAAATTGTTATTTCTGTAGGGAAGATTTGATGACGCTGGTGTAGATATGAACACTCTGAAAGCCGAACAAAACAACTAAACAGTAAAGCACAGTTGTTCCCACAGTTGATCCCCAGCACTATGAAGCTGTCATCAGAAGGCTCCGCCTTCTTCTTCTACTATTCTTTACTGGGGAACGACATCACCAGCGAGCCTTTCCACAACTTGCTGAGCCCTGACTTTGAGCCGGAGCGTGCCTCTGTGCGCATCCGCAGCAGCAAACAGATCCTCCAGACCTTCTTGTCCCAGCAGCCCAGTTTACAGGTGAGAATTAGAGCTCAGCTGTTAACTCCGGCCTCATCGCTTTCACGCAGTATCTCTTTatatgtctctgtctgtctatggCCCTCAGATCCATCTGTGCTGTGGGAATCATTCTCTGGGCAGCACAGATGTTTCTCTCTCGACTCTGACGGCTGTGTCCGTGGACCTGGAGAGcaaggcagcagcagtggaaggAGCCTTTCTTCTCCAACCTCCATCACACAAGCAGAcgctgcttcctctgcctgcCGAGCTGCAGCCGACTGTGGGTGTGTCTGTCACCCTGAGGAGGGAAGAGGTTGCACCACAGGTACGTAACAAATATTAACAACCATATAGTTTACTGTCATGTTCAAAATGTTTTCCAGTATTACAGAACAGCAGTGAAATCCAACCTGTTGCATTCATTTATGTAGATGGTAAGACTGATAATTATATTAGTGCAAAGGGAAAGAATGGATTATAAATACccagtgttgtgtttgttgttttcagtcCTTGGTGAATAAAGAGGGAAGTGGACGTCAACCCTCCGTCTGTCTATCTAGTCCTCCATTCCTTCCATCTGCTGAACACCAACCCCAGCCCTCCTTTACAGGAGGTAAACCTCACATGTCTCCTCCCCACCCTCCTTttgctccctcttcctctcataCAGAGAGCGAAGCAGATAATCTGCTGGAAGGGCTTCAGCAGCAAAGAGAGCAGGGAGGACTGGCAGGTGAGGCTCAAAACAGTACTTCACCTAACCCTTCTCCTGGAAGGAGAGATTCAGATAACCAGAAGGTCTTTTTGTTCAGCTGCAGATTTGGAGGTTCCTGTTCAGTTACAGACTGAGGCTGCAGAAGAAGGTGGAGCTTCATCCGTCAGCGTTTCTGCTCCTAAAGTGTCCATCCCCTCGTCTGCCCATCACTACTGCTTCTCTCTGGACCTCCGCACCCTGGGAAAGCTCAGCTTGACGCACCCCATCGCTGCCACGCTCAGGTAAAACACTTCATCTGCTCTGATTCAGCCTCTACCACCAGCCTGGAACTGTCTGTTCTCAGCGTTACTTATGTGTTTCAGGTATTCCTATCAGTTCTTTGGCAGCGCAGCTCCCATCATGACAAACCCTCCCGTGGAGCTGCGGAGGAACATGGAGGTGTCCCTGCCTCAGTCCTACTGTGCATTTGATTTCGCTGCACTGCCGCAGCAGCTGCAAGACACTTTCCTCAGGTAAAAGATGTCAGTGATGGTTAAGAGTATTGAGTATTTCTCCTGATCAGAACAGGAGCAGGGTCACTTGAAGAATTTATTGAAATTGAAactaatgtttgtttatgttgctttttgtcacaaatgtgcaataatttATTAGTAATTGATTTCACTTCTGGCCAGAAGATGGCGCCCTTAGACTTTGTATTTGATCACACTCCTCCTCTACAGTGTCTGTTCATAagtctgtacatgtgtctgtgctgtaggGTTCCTCTAGTGGTGGAGGTTTGGCACAGAGACTCCATGAGCAAGGACCAGCTGGTTGGACGGGCCTCCATTCAGCTGTCTCACTTGCTGAGCTCTGAGAGGAGCCGGTTAATGACATCAGCAGGGGAGCAGAGCTGGCGGCAGAGTCATCAGGACAGAACCCCTGTGATCAGAGCGCAGCAGTAGGTGCCATCACATGGTGATAACGTGGGTCTTAAATCTGTCTTTTAACACGGTTTCCATCCATAAGACCGATCGAGAAGGTTGCAGAGTTGAGCTACGTGGTGACACTGGAGGACCTGGGACTGGTTAAAGCCACAGAGGTCATTGTGTCCAAGTCTTCACATCATCAGAATGAACATTTACCTTCCAACCCTGCAGCTCCCACCCACCCCTCTTCCCCCCTGCCCTCCACAGCTCCCAGAGAAACCCTAGAGTACCGCACggccctggagctggagctgtggaaggaggagcaggaagaccTATTCGACGATCAGGTGAACACCAGACAGTCGCACAGGACGGTTTAATGACCAGACCAAAAATAAAGGCTACATGAAAAGACGCAGCTTTTCTTGTAACCAGACCTTTGGGTATTTAATGTATAGTGCCTCGAATTAAATGAATCACAAGGTTAAATAACAATGTGCTTTTCAGTTGAGGAAGAAGGAGCTAAGCCACATGCAGGCTCTGgcagaggagtggaggagaagagacagagagagagaagctctGGTAAAGAAGAAGGTGAGAGTTTAGACCTTGTGCTTTATTTACACTTCCACTTGCACATTTAAATGATTCTATGTTCTGTCTGCAGGAGGCAGAGTATAATGTGTTGGAGGAGCAGTTACAGAAGACCTTGTCCAAtctggaaaagagagagaaacttTTGGCTGAGGCCGAGCTGGAGGTCatgtctgacacacacatgtCTAACACAGTCGTGTTTCTCATCAACGTGGGGActccccattgacataatgccttcagTAGCCCCTTActcttaccctaaccatcacaaaaaAGGCAGACTTCTAATCTTTGTTAatcaaaactcaattctaacctcagccctaaaattacATCTCGACCCTCAAAAAAGCTTTCGGACCggtggggacctgccaagtgttCCCACGTTGtcgcagtgtcctcaccttcaaagcaaaaacatggtttatggtccctaCATCGAAGGAAAaacgtgtccacacacacacaaacactgtaggGTGTATGTGCAATGTTTAACAGGGTTCAAAGCTTTTTACTGATAACTGAAAACACTACCCAATAAAGACTAACGAGACTAATGCTCATCAAAGAgtaaaaagatgaagaaaatcGAAATCAATGAggaccaattaaaaaaaatggttttCTCTTTAAACTGGCATGACTGAAATGTAATCGAAGGTTAACCAATAAACTTTACTGAACACAGTTATGGGAAAACTAAATGAGTGTGAACTCCTTTATGCATGTGATTGTGTCCCTTCAgactcagaggcagcagagggagctgcgAGCTGAGCACGAGCTGagccagagggagctgcaggagagcagcaggaggctgcagctggagtgtGACCACCGGGTGGC
Above is a window of Betta splendens chromosome 9, fBetSpl5.4, whole genome shotgun sequence DNA encoding:
- the cep120 gene encoding centrosomal protein of 120 kDa isoform X2 → MEKRSIRSCTNVNMASKTDQLLIVVSVLEGRHFPKSLRLSLVVQASFDGEQLATDPVEHREQPQFSTELAWELDRRTLHQHRLQRTPIKLQCFAVDAVSKKKECVGYIVLDLRSLQEVKQDPRWYPLLSSKYTKQRPALLLSMVLENDAKPSGPSPDRFKAKKAPPRQGSPAINELLPEKLESVLISDQGYHQIGPADHCSDMFVLSVTVAFATKLEQLFPQLIPSTMKLSSEGSAFFFYYSLLGNDITSEPFHNLLSPDFEPERASVRIRSSKQILQTFLSQQPSLQIHLCCGNHSLGSTDVSLSTLTAVSVDLESKAAAVEGAFLLQPPSHKQTLLPLPAELQPTVGVSVTLRREEVAPQSLVNKEGSGRQPSVCLSSPPFLPSAEHQPQPSFTGGKPHMSPPHPPFAPSSSHTESEADNLLEGLQQQREQGGLADLEVPVQLQTEAAEEGGASSVSVSAPKVSIPSSAHHYCFSLDLRTLGKLSLTHPIAATLRYSYQFFGSAAPIMTNPPVELRRNMEVSLPQSYCAFDFAALPQQLQDTFLRVPLVVEVWHRDSMSKDQLVGRASIQLSHLLSSERSRLMTSAGEQSWRQSHQDRTPVIRAQQPIEKVAELSYVVTLEDLGLVKATEVIVSKSSHHQNEHLPSNPAAPTHPSSPLPSTAPRETLEYRTALELELWKEEQEDLFDDQLRKKELSHMQALAEEWRRRDREREALVKKKEAEYNVLEEQLQKTLSNLEKREKLLAEAELETQRQQRELRAEHELSQRELQESSRRLQLECDHRVALQRDKVRLMEEERARLLQQIADAESRYKQLEKEFQLYREQQNIRPEFRLQSEINLLRLEKVELERKLESSTKSKLHYKQQWGRALKELARFKQREQEAAMNRLKKQQAELEAMRLRYLATEEKEVARQDRQELDDIRNELNRLKQQEDRAGKASTGPGVNESSDEHLSRLLEERDTLLRTGVYTHEDRIIAELDRQIQEAMRNAGRL
- the cep120 gene encoding centrosomal protein of 120 kDa isoform X3; amino-acid sequence: MEKRSIRSCTNVNMASKTDQLLIVVSVLEGRHFPKSLRLSLVVQASFDGEQLATDPVEHREQPQFSTELAWELDRRTLHQHRLQRTPIKLQCFAVDAVSKKKECVGYIVLDLRSLQEVKQDPRWYPLLSSKYTKQRPALLLSMVLENDAKPSGPSPDRFKAKKAPPRQGSPAINELLPEKLESVLISDQGYHQIGPADHCSDMFVLSVTVAFATKLEQLIPSTMKLSSEGSAFFFYYSLLGNDITSEPFHNLLSPDFEPERASVRIRSSKQILQTFLSQQPSLQIHLCCGNHSLGSTDVSLSTLTAVSVDLESKAAAVEGAFLLQPPSHKQTLLPLPAELQPTVGVSVTLRREEVAPQSLVNKEGSGRQPSVCLSSPPFLPSAEHQPQPSFTGGKPHMSPPHPPFAPSSSHTESEADNLLEGLQQQREQGGLAAADLEVPVQLQTEAAEEGGASSVSVSAPKVSIPSSAHHYCFSLDLRTLGKLSLTHPIAATLRYSYQFFGSAAPIMTNPPVELRRNMEVSLPQSYCAFDFAALPQQLQDTFLRVPLVVEVWHRDSMSKDQLVGRASIQLSHLLSSERSRLMTSAGEQSWRQSHQDRTPVIRAQQPIEKVAELSYVVTLEDLGLVKATEVIVSKSSHHQNEHLPSNPAAPTHPSSPLPSTAPRETLEYRTALELELWKEEQEDLFDDQLRKKELSHMQALAEEWRRRDREREALVKKKEAEYNVLEEQLQKTLSNLEKREKLLAEAELETQRQQRELRAEHELSQRELQESSRRLQLECDHRVALQRDKVRLMEEERARLLQQIADAESRYKQLEKEFQLYREQQNIRPEFRLQSEINLLRLEKVELERKLESSTKSKLHYKQQWGRALKELARFKQREQEAAMNRLKKQQAELEAMRLRYLATEEKEVARQDRQELDDIRNELNRLKQQEDRAGKASTGPGVNESSDEHLSRLLEERDTLLRTGVYTHEDRIIAELDRQIQEAMRNAGRL